The stretch of DNA TTCTAACCAATCTTACTATCACAGCCGTGAACTCGGGACGTTTTTAAAGGACGTTTTCAAGACTTTGCTTTCACACAAGGCTCCCGTTCTACATAGTTTTCATCTCTCAGTTGTGTTAGATAAATGTGACGAAACGGATACTGGAGTATTGATTGGAATTGCTCTTTCCCGCAATGTACGTAAGCTGGTACTCGGTGTTCAATGTTACGATGGGAAAGTATGCTTCAGATTTCCTAGATGCTTGTACAACTGTGAAACACTAGAAACTTTAAGACTCACTTCTAATGTTCATATAGATGTCCCTTCAACATTTTGTCTAAAATCTCTTAGAACTATGGAGCTTATCACGGTGGACTTCAAAGACGATGAATCATTTATTAACCTTTTATCTGGCTGCCCTAATCTCGAAAACTTGGAAGTGCAAGGAATACTAGAGAACAGTGTGAAGGCTTTCACTATTGCAGTTCCATCTTTACAGaggttaaaattttataattacagCTATTTTGAGCCGCTTGCGGGCTATGTGATAAATGCTCCCTCTTTGAAATACTTGGATATTGAGATTTGTGGTTATGGTCTTGAGTTTTGTCTTATTGAGAATTTGAGGAAGCTGGTGGAGGCAAAGATCATTGTTGTCTCTAAGATAATCAATGAGAACCTTTTGGAATCTCTAACTTCGGTCAAACGTCTGTCCTTGGAATTGCCACCCTTGATGGTACATCTTTCAGGTTTTCCTTTgcaattaatttagttttgttattatattgtttatgtgCTAATTCTGACTCATGCACAGGTCAAGTTTTCCACCGGCAGCACCTTCTATCAGCTTGTATATTTGGAGCTACATACACATGCAGAGTGGTGGAATCTACTTACCCTCATGCTTGATAGATCTCCTAAATTGCAAGTCCTAAAGCTCATGCACGTAAGCATATAGTTCATCCATCAGCAATTTTTCCAGCTAGGTTTTAAGGtttgataatttaatataataagatacattGCATGTGTTTCCCCCTCATTGATCTTAGCCTATGGGTTGGAAAGAAAGCCCAGCTCCTGGAACATGGAATCAACCAAAGAATGTTCCTGAATGTTTGTTGTCTCACCTCGAGACATTCAAGTGGATAGGCTTCGAATGGAAACAAGAAGAGGAGATCAAAGTGGCGAAATATATTCTAAGTAACTCAAAACGTTTGAAAAGAGCAACTTTTTCCTCATCAAAACCCATCACTGATCCTAAAAAGAGAGATAAGATGGTCGAGGATTTAAATAGTGTGGTCAGGCCTTCGAGTTCATGCCAGCTTCTGTTCAAATGAAACATATTAGGAATCTTTGTTCTCACAGGTAACATTTAACTATGTTTTTTGTTCAACCGGTTTCTAGGAAACTAAATTCTGTTTAGGTGAAATAAAGATTTTGGCAATTGCAAATGCTGTCATTTATAGAATTCATAGGTTTTTGATTATCGCGgcttattaatttaaaatataaatcaagTTTCCCCTTGTTGTTATGAGGAATGGCTCAAGAAGGGAGATCGTCTGGCCTTTAAGAAATGGAATcaattatcaaaatattttcctGAATGATTGTTGCCTTAACTTGGACGAGGGACTTGAGACTCTTGAGGAGTTAAAAATTGTGGTCAGGGGTTTCGAATTCATCATGCCAGCCTTCTTCTGGTCAagtgaattttgtttgttagtaAAAGAGTCTTGCATGTTTCACAAATCACTTTTACTATGATGTTACTTTAATGTTTTCTAGacgaaaataatattttattaagccTGATATGAAACATAGTTATTATTATACAATGAGGGATTTAACCAAATTACAGCGTGAAAAGAAAATGGAGTCTATAGAGATCATTAAAGCTCTCAACAAAATGtgaatttctttcttctttgtttttttgggataaaatgtgaaTTGATGTGACCAAAAGGACATTGTTATTTACAAAATCCGAGGGGCAAGGAGCTTACTAGGAATGGGTGAATCATTGAGACAACAATCTTCTAAAGCATTTACGGTATCTCTGCCAGCTAGAAGAGTGTCACACTGAGGAACGGTTAAGTTTTACGAAAGATAAACCGCATTGGTTGGTTTTAATGGAACCTACTGTACATTGTGTAACATTGGAGCTTACGAGATTGCGGATCCGTTCTTATGTCCCCAACAAGGAAAAATCAGTTTTTGTTACGTAGttggtttaagcttgatttTC from Camelina sativa cultivar DH55 chromosome 9, Cs, whole genome shotgun sequence encodes:
- the LOC104715018 gene encoding putative F-box/FBD/LRR-repeat protein At4g13965; this encodes MNRCKKSGENENNQGVLNADRISQLPEALIVNILSLLTTKEAIATSVLSKQWRSHWKMLPKLTFRSNQSYYHSRELGTFLKDVFKTLLSHKAPVLHSFHLSVVLDKCDETDTGVLIGIALSRNVRKLVLGVQCYDGKVCFRFPRCLYNCETLETLRLTSNVHIDVPSTFCLKSLRTMELITVDFKDDESFINLLSGCPNLENLEVQGILENSVKAFTIAVPSLQRLKFYNYSYFEPLAGYVINAPSLKYLDIEICGYGLEFCLIENLRKLVEAKIIVVSKIINENLLESLTSVKRLSLELPPLMVKFSTGSTFYQLVYLELHTHAEWWNLLTLMLDRSPKLQVLKLMHPMGWKESPAPGTWNQPKNVPECLLSHLETFKWIGFEWKQEEEIKVAKYILSNSKRLKRATFSSSKPITDPKKRDKMVEDLNSVVRPSSSCQLLFK